One Lentisphaerota bacterium genomic window, ACCAGCTTCGTGTTCCCGGCCTCTTTGGGATTGTAGCCGATGGCAGCGTAGTGATCCACGCCAAACCGCCGCGCCCGCACAGTCTCGAAATCGAGGACGAGCTTGAAGTAGTCGAAAAACGTCCCGGCGTAGCGCCGGTCACTGCCCAGCCAGAACGACGGTTCGACGCAGACCCGTATTCCGGCGCCGTATAGGGCCTGATAGTCGTCCGTGGTGCGCGAATACATGTGGATATGGGGCTCGATAATCACGATCACTCTCCGTTCAGGCGGAAAAAAGTATAACCCATGCGCTTAAACGAAGCGACCGAGAAAAAAGTTCACAGTCTGACAGGACCCCTGTAGGCCTCTTTCAGAATCTGCGGGTCCGGCTTGAGGGTGTCCGGCATGCCCGATATCTGTATCAGATGGTTGACGAGGGTGTTGACCGCTCGACGCTCTCAGCCGCCATCTTCACGAGTTCGCGCTGAGATGGGGTCAGATTCCCGGCGCATCCGGAATTGAGCATCTCGATCACGCCGGAAGAAACGGTGAGCGGCTGGGTGATCTCCTGGCTAAGTTCGGCATAGCGCGTCACGAGTTCCTCGCGGGTAAGCTGCAGTCCGATGCCGTTGCGCCGCGCCGCACTTTCGATGCTGGCAATGGTTTTGCGGTCGGCGTTGACCTGACCGGCCAACGACCGGATTCCCTGCTCGGCATCCGTCGTCATGGAGGAAAGCAGCTCGCGTATCTGATTGAACGCCGCCACGATATCCTCGTTCCGGTCTTCGATGACGGTGTCGTGCTGCTCCAGCACCGTGGCGGCTTGCCGGAGCATCGCCGCCAGTGCGACGGATCGCTGCCGACGCACGGCGATGGCCATTTGGCGGGCTTCTTCTGTCTGGCCGGGGAGCATGCCCTCGTCGGCTGCGTCGTTCTTCTCCGGAAGAGCGGATAGCCCCAGCAAGTCAGCCAGGATTCTCGCGCTCGTTCGACGGGGGGCGCGCGGTTTGGTCGGACGCCCCGGGTCTGGTGTGGCGGCCTGTGGACCGGTGATGCGACGGTACTGCACGTTCACCACTTGCACGCTACGCAGGTGGGCCAGTTTCATCACGTTTTCGAAGCCGCCGTCGGCGGCCAGAGTCATGGGCCCCGTGCCGAACAGCGTCACAAACTTTAGAAACTCGTCCCAGTTTGCAGGCGAGAGAAAGGCGATCCCCTCGACCTTGTGGAGCACCATCCGTTCCGGCAGATTTCGGGCCAAGCCACTTCCGGCACTCGATACCTCGCCGTTGATCAGAAGTGTCCGATCTCGAAGTGTGATCTCGATCGCCCCATGCTCGCCGACCAACCGTTCCAGCACAGGAAACGCGGCGCGCGCGGAAACCAGCGTCACGTTATGAGTCGGGCCGTAAAGTCCCGCCTGACCAACCAGCAAAGATAAGTCGCGAAGCAGTGGCAAGAGGGTGTCTTCCGGTATCTTTGTCAATTTCATAATGCGCCATCCAACTGAATTGCGGAACACCCCCAGTAAAGCATAATTTGGCACGCTTGACAAACACTGGATAGAGGCCTATCAGAGGTCCATTGACCGGTCCTTCAAACACTGGCCCCATACCTTCTCCACCGCCTCGCCAGCCATTTTCACCGCGCGGTTGGGTGGGATCGGTTAGGCCCGCGCGGATCAGGGGGATGTCAACGGGGGTGCCAATCTGACCCAACGTAACGATGGCCGGGCGGGACAAGCGGGCGGCGTGGTGGTATACTTGCGGCGTTTTCGTGTGACACCTCCAACGAAAGAGACCGCCATGGCAACCAAGCGACCCCCCGTAAAACCCACCGATCCCCTCCCCTTCCGAGATCCTGTCCTCTCCCTCGACGCTCGGGTGACCGACTTGTTGGACCGCATGACCCCTGCTGAGAAAGTAGGCCAGATGTGCCAGTGGCCGGTGTTCGGTGACCTGCGCGAGGCCGTGGTCGCCAAGGGGCTCGGAAGCATCCTCTGCGGCGTGGACGAGGATGCCGACGAGCTGCAGCGTCTGGCGTGCGAGCAGACTCGCCTCGGCATCCCGCTGCTGGTGGCGATCGACGCCATCCACGGCCACTCGATGCAGCACAACGCCACGATTTTCCCCAGCGCATTGGCGCTCGCTTGCGCCTGGGACGAAGCATTGTGCCAGCGCGTGGCTCGCGCCACGGCCCGGGAGATGGCCTATACCTGCTGCGCCTGGACCTTCAGCCCAGTTCTCTGCCTGCCGCGCGACCTCCGCTGGGGACGCGTCGACGAGACTTTCGGCGAGGATCCCTATCTGATCGGGCTTTTCGGCGCGGCCATGGTCCGCGGCTACCAGGGCGACGACCTGGCGCACCCGGAGTCGGTCGCGGCCTGCGCCAAGCACTACGCCGGCTACGGCGACACCCAGGGCGGCCGTGAGGCGTCGGAGTCGGACCACTCCGAGCGCAAGATGCGCAGCCTCTTCCTGCCGCCGTTCGCCGAGGCCGCCAAGGCCGGCTGCGCCACCTACATGACCGCCTATCAGGTGATCGACGGCACCCCCTGCACCTGCAACCCGTGGCTGCTGCGCACGGTTCTGCGCCACGAGTGGCGCTCCGACGCGCTGGTCGTGACCGACTGGGCCAACGTCAGCCGCATGATCCGGGAGCAGTTCGTCGCCGCCGATTTCGACGAGGCCACGACCCGCGCCGTCCACGCCGGTAATGACATGATCATGACGACTCCAGAGTTCTACGAGGCGGCACTGCGCGGGCTGGAGTCCGGCGCGATCCCGGCGGCGCTCGTCGACGAGGCGGTCGCCCGCATCCTCCGCCTGAAGTTCAGGCTGGGCCTTTTCGAGAATCCCCGCCGCATGGACAAGGCCAAGGCCAAGGCCGTGATCGGCTGCAACGCTCACCGCGCCCTCGCCCTGCAGGCCGCCGAGGAGTCGGCCGTGCTGCTCAAGAACACCGGCATCCTGCCATTGCGGCGCGACATCACCCGCACCATCGCTGTGATCGGGCCCAACGCCGACAACGACCTCGAACAACTGGGCGACTGGTCGCTCGGCGCGGGCCAGGGCCAGGGCCGGATGCGCAAGCACGACCGCGCTATAACCAAGACGCTGCTGGACGGCCTCATCGCCCAGTTCGGTGCCGATGCCGAAGTTCGCTACGCGGCCGGTTGCGGCGTCCGCGAGCCGGGCCTGCACAAGATCGCCCAAGCCGTGCGCCTGGCGGAGGCGTCCGACGTGGTGGTGCTCGCCTTGGGCGACCAGTTGCACTGCACGGGCGAATGCAAGAGCACAGCGACGCTCGAACTCCAAGGTGGCCAGAAGGCGCTCGTCGAGGCCTTGGCCGCGACCGGCACGCCGCTGGTGGTGGTCTTCATCGCCTCCAAGCCGCTGGCCATCCCCGAGGTCGACGCCAAAGCCGACGCCGTCCTGTGTGCCTTCAACCCCGGGATGGAGGGCGGCGTGGCGCTTGCCAAGATCATCGCCGGCAGCGTCGCCCCGCAGGGCCGCCTGACCCTCTCCTTCCCCTGCCACGTCGGCCAGCAGCCGGTCTTCTATAACCAGACGGCGGGCGCGCACCACCAGGACTACCCCGACCTCCCCGGGAAGGGGTTCTTCGGACTCTACCCCTTCGGCTTCGGCCTCACGTACACCACCTTCGGCTACTACGGCACGGAAGTCTCACAGGCGTCCTACGCGCCCGGCGAGACGGTCAGACTCTCCGTCGAGGTCCGCAACACCGGTGATCGCGACGGCGTCGAGACGGTGCAGGTCTATATGCGCGACGTGGTCTCCTCCGTGACCTGGCCGCGCAAGAATCTGGTCGCCTTCCGTAAGGTCGCCCTGAAGTCGGGCGAGAGCAGGCGCATCACCTTCGAGATCCCCGGCGAGCGCTTTGCCATCCTCAACGCTCGCTGCGAACGGGTCGTCGAGCCTGGTGCTTTCGAACTCCTCGTCGGCGGCAGCTCCAAAGACAGCGATCTGAAAACCGTCCGCTTCATGATCGGCGCCCACACGTAGCCGCCACCCTTACTCGGATACGCTTAACCGCCTGTGTTATTCGACCCCGATACCGATATCGACCCCGACCCCGATTCACATACCCACACACGCGCATTCCCTGTGGCATTAATCATGATCACGCGGCGCGGCGAGACGCCGACGCCCTACCCGCGCGGTGCGCAGACACACGCACCCACAAACACACACACCCACATACCCACACACGCGCATTCCCTGTGGCATTCATCATGATCACGCGGCGCGGCAGGGACGCCGCGCCCTACCTCGCGCTTCGCGCATTTCCGGACACAGACCCTTTCAGCTTTCCGTTTTCAGCTTTTCTCATGCGCTACGGGGCGGGCTGGGCGGCAGGAGCTTTTTCCAGCCGGTCGAGTTTGGCAAGGGCGACCTTGCCTGCGCGCTGGATCCGTTCGTGCGGGAAGCGGGACGCCTCTTCAAAGGCGCTTCGGCTTTCGAGATCTCCCCACTCGCTCAGCGCGACGATGGCGGCGATCCGGATGACCTCGTTCGTGTCACGCAGATACCCCCGAATCTCCGGGATGCTTTCCCGCAGATTCAGCGTGGCCATGCAGCGGATCGCCAGGTCCCGAAGGTTGCTGGCCGCTGGATCCGTCAGCCAGTGTTCCGCCGTCTTCTTGCCCGCCGGATGCCCCAGCCGCACCAGCCCCAGCAAGGCTTCGCGTTGAACCGCCACATCCGGATCGCCCAACCGCTCCTGAAGCACCGTCTCCACGAGCTGCTTCTGCTGGTCGTCCGCCGCCGCGTGGTTCTCTGAGAGAGCCTGGACACAGAATGACCGGAAGCGCGACCCTTCCGCCGGGTCCATGAGAATGGCGATGAGGTCCGCTATCAACTGCGGATAACCCGATCGGGCCAGCAGTTTGGAGGCCTCATTGCGAACGGTATCGGAATCGGTGGTGTCCTTGAGAATCGCGACTACAGCCGCCATGTCCGCCTCACTCTGAACCCGCTCCACCCGCGCCTCAAAATCGGGAGTCACCCGCTCTTTTGAGGTCCGATCCGCAAAATTCTTCAGCATGGGGCTGACATTCGTGTAGACCGGGTGGGATCGAACGCCCGCCCCCGTGTCGGGCGCCTCCTGTTTCGACGGCTCAGGCCGATTCACCGACGCGGGCGCACCCTCGACCGCAGGGCGCGTGGCAGGAGAAGCAGACGCTGTGGCAGTCCGCTCGCGCGGTGCCCGTCGTATGATGACAGCCGCCGCCACAAGCCCACACGTCAGCGCCACCAGCGCAAGGACCACGCGATCCGGCTTCTGGCGTGGCTGATTCGTTTCCGTCTTCGGCATATCAACTCCCTCCGCACCCACAATCCGTGGGACATGCGAACCAGCCTGCCATGTTCGTGTGCGCAGGCACCTGCAGCCACGCCTTGAAGTCTGTCTGTTGTTCGCGCGTCAGAATAGCGGTCAATGCGTCATAGGCATCACGCCGCGCCCGCTGGTCCAAGCGACTGCGCCACAGCGCGTCGGATTGCTGCTGCGCGCTTCGTAAGTCCGCGTCACACGTCTCCATCACCTGCTCCAGCGTGGCGGCCTGCGTCTCTTCCAGCCTCAAATCCTGCCGCAGCCTGCTCGCCACCACCGTCGAGGGCACCGGTCCATGGGTGGGGGCCAGCGCCTCAACAGCCGAACGGAGGGGCGAGGCCTCCGCATCCGCTGTCGCCGCCGCTGGCCCCCGCTCGTGAATCGCCAGCGCCAGCGCCCCCAGCCCGCAAAGCACCCCCACATAAGCCAGATAACGATCTGTGTGTTTCATGATCGTAAGCGGCTTAACTTTGACCGTCTTGACACGGCGGGATCAGGCGATACGTGATGCCGACGTCCGCGCCGCCAGCCACTTAGCCGGGGTGAGTTTTCGAGCCTCGTCGGCCTTGATGTGCGGCAGGCGACTGAGCACGTCCTTGAGGTACTCTTCAGGGTTGATCCCGTGCATCTTGCAGTTCTGAACGACCGTGTACATCACGGCGTTCTGCCAGCCGCCGCTTTCGGAGCCGAAGAACAGCCAGTTCTTTTTTCCGATCGCGCTGGGCCGGATCGCGTTCTCGACGAGGTTGTTGTCGATCTCCATTTCCCCGTTGCCGACATACATCGTTAGTCCTTCCCAGCGGTCCAGCGCGTAGGAGATCGCTTTGCCGGTCAGGCTTTGGGGGAGGTGGTGCGGGCGCTGGGCTTCGAGCTTGCTTTTCAGCGCGGTGAGCATGGGCGCGCTTTCGGCCCTGCGCCGGGCTTCGCGCTGTTGCGCGTCGGCCCCGGATTCCCTCAGTTCCGCCTCGACCCTGTAAAGCGACTGGATGTCCGTGAGCACGGCCTTGGCGAGGGCCGACTCGTCCTGCGCCTTGTGGAAGCCGCGGCGGGCGTGCGCCCAGCAGTTGCCGAGCTTGAGCTTGCCGCCCTCTGGGCGCGCCTTGTTGTGGCTCTCGTACGCGATGTAGCCGTCGGTCTGAACGGTCCCGTCGAAGCAGCCGAGCATGTCCTCAAGGCATTTCGCGCCGCGGCCCGCGTGCCACTCGAAGTACACGCCCCGGCCCGGGGCCAGATAGACCCAGAGGTAGCCTTTCTTGGTTTTACCGTGCCCCGGGCAGATATATCCGACCGGGGTTTCGTCGACCTGAAGGTAATCTGCCTCCAGGACCTCCAGCCGAAGCTGTTCGTAAATGACCCGCAGCCAGTTCGCCGTCCTCCAGACCCAGACGCACATCGTCTTGCGCGAAAGGAGGATACCTTCCCGAGCGTAGATCTGCTCCTGCCGGTACAGCGGCTGGTGGTCGGCGAACTTGCCGGTGTTGATATGGGCGAGCAGCGACGCGGAGGCGAAGCTGCCGGGGATGAGCTGTTCGGGGGCGGGCGCGACGATGGGCGCTCCGCCACCGGCCCGGCGCACGTATTTGCGGCGCTCGATGACGACCTTCTTGAAGCGCATCGGCTCGACGTCGAGTTTAACGGTCTCCTCGGAACCGATCAGGCGCCACTCTTCCGGGCAGGCCGTGACCTCAGGCGGGTCGATGACGGTCCGCTCTTCCGGCAGATCGTCGGGCAGGCGGTCCCGTTTGGCCGTGCGCTTTTTCCTGGGGGCGGGCACCGCGTCCTCTCCTGCGGCGGGCTCCTCGTCGAAGCCCGGCTCCTCGCCAGCGCCCAACTCCAGCAGCATCTGGTTGGAGTCAAGCTTCTCGCTGGAGCTGCCGAACACGCGCCTGATGAGCAGGTCGACCTTGTCGCGCAGAAGCTTGTTCTCCGCCCCGAGCCGTTCGTTTTCGGAGACGAGCCGCCCGTTTTCAGTGACGAGGACCGCGAGTAGGCGGGCGAGCTCAAGCAGCTTCCCGTACTCTTCTTTCGATAGTGTGATGGTCTCATCTTTCACTGCTGCGTATTATAGCAGAACGTCTGAAAAAACGCTACGGTAAAATGCGTAAAAATAGCGATTTTATTGGCTTTTTATGTCATTCACGCTGATACCACGGCCTCATCCTCGCGCCCTTGAGATCCACCCCGTCCAAGAGCAGCGCCAAAGCCTCGGCCCCCAGCCTCAGCTTGCCGTTTTCGACGTCCACCCCGGCCGGCCAGGAGAACGTGCCCTTCTCAAGCCGCTTGACGCAGACCCACAGGCCGGTGCCGTCGAAGTGCAGCAGCTTGACCCGGTTCCTGTCCCTGTTCGTGAAGACGAACAGCGCCCCCTGACGTGGGTCCTCCCTCATCTTCTCCGACGCCAGCGCGTACAGCCCGCCGAAACCTTTTCGCATGTCCGCCGGCTCGACCGCCAGATAGACCTTGAGCCCGCCCGTGACGTTCAGCATGACGCCACCCGGCGGATGAACGCGGCATGGTCTCCGGTCGCCCGGAGGTTTCTGAAGCGGAACACCCTCCCGTCGGGACGGATGACTTCCACCGCCAAGTCGCTGACGACCGGCGGCTGGATCTCGACCTCGGCGAACCCGCCTGCGCTGAGGCTCCGCCCCCGCTCGCCACGCGCACGCAGCCACTTCGAAAGCGTCACGGCCTTCAGTCCGTTGGCCCGGCAGAACGCCGCCTGCGTTATTCCGCTCCCGCGGTATTGGCGTATCAGTTCCCGGCGCTCGCTTTCGAGATAACGCTTGCGCCCAAGCTTGTCCGTCTTCGCGATTTGTGTGTTCATGCCGGTGTTATAGCACGGCGCTCAAAACACGGCTAGTCTGTCAAAGGTACGCCGCTTACAATACGAATGGTAGAAGGCGATTATGTTTCATGGTGTGTGTTGAGGATGATGTGTAGGAGAGCATTCCCGAAAGCCACCGCCGCAAGGAACCTCGGTGTCCGGCTCGCATTTTTTCTCGCAAAGACGCCAAGATCGCCAAGAGGCTCCAGAATCCATTCCTTTGCGTACTTTGCGTCTTGGCGAGATCAAAGCGCTTCCCACAACTAACGCCTTATCACACAAAGCATCAACGAGTTGACCGATTACGGTATTGCGAGCGTTGAACCCAAGCCCAACACGGTCACGCCGTTAGTGTCTTTTGTTACGAAGAAATGCACCGGTTGCAAAGGATCCGCATTCTGTCGCTTTGCCGCAGCCGCTATGATGGTCCACTCCTTCTCGTCGCGAAAAACAATTGTGCCCTCTTCTGCTGAAGTACCCACGCAAATAAGTAAACAACGCAGCGTGACCGGATCGGTCTCCTTTTCCATGGCTCGCAACAAGGATTGCTTCACTTTCTTCGCACCCTCGCCCACTATTTTAGGTCTATTGGGATCAGATTCCATCCCTTCGGTCCCATCCGGATATCGTACAACCGTCCTGCCCGTTACCAGCATTGCCCCTCGGTTTACACTATCCCTGGTTCCCTCGTCCAGTAATCGCACGATCATCTGCACAGCTCGAATCGGCAGGTAGTGTTGCGAATAGTACATACGCCCCCCTATAACCGCAACCACACAGCCTACAATCGCCAACACCACTCCTAAATATAGTTTCATAAATAGCTCCATTATCGGTGCTGGGGGCTCACGGCCCCTTGAAAGACCAGTCCTTCAGACGGATCGGTTCAGCCCTCTCGAATACGTGACTTTCGTTCCGAACGCAGAGCCCGCTACCCGTATCCGGATTATAGCCGTCTGGGTTACAGTAGGGCCCGGGATCAGGGTAAGGCGGCGGATTCGTACAACTTCCGTATCCCGTGGCATTCGTCCACCCGTGATCCCAATTGCCGCGCCAGACTTGGTTGGAACTGACGGCTGCAGTATTTGTATACGAGGTAATGCGGAACCCCAGTAAATACCCAGGGGCCGCGTTCGTCTCCCAGAGGTCATTAATGAAATCAACATCTCTATCGCTTTCCCAGGTCCACACAATCCCCGATCCCGTCCCAAAACCACCCTGACTTGGCGACAGATCATGCGACTGGTGATGTCCGTTCTCGTGGTGAATTGTCTTAATGCACGCAACAATATTTGCACTATTCGTATCGAAAATACGTATCTGATCCTTCCATGTCGGAGACCACGCGGTAGGCACATAGTCTCCCGCTTGACCTCCATCCCCAACAATGGCGCTGTTGTAATACATCTTCGTTGTCTGCGGCCCGAATGGCCCACTCCCGCTACCTGAAAACCCATTCGCCACCTGCTGCCAGTAGACGTACCAGTTGGGGTTGCCGGCGGCGACGTAAGCGGGCGCGAGTGTACCCGCCGCGATCACTCTGGCGGCGGCATTGGTTCCGGTGCGGGCGAAGCGGAACTGGACATTCGTGCTCCAGCACCAGTCGACGCGCTGGGTGAATCCGAGCCAGACGTTGGTGTTACCAAAAGCGCTGTTGTTGTTAGGCATGGTGGCGTACAGGAAGTTGGTGGCCCACGGCTGGTTAGGCACCGGCGCGCAGGCATTCGTCAGGGGTGTCACATTGCCGACCGCCGGCATCCGCCAAATCAGCCGATCCCAGACCAACTGCCGGGTGGCGGGAGCCAGACCTAGCAGACGGGAAGTCTCGACCGTGACTTTGCACTGGCCGGGGTTCGCATGATCAAAGACGTACAGCGGATGCGTGGCGATGTCAGCGCCGGCTCCGGCTTCGCCGTCCGCCGGTAACGGGCCGGATGGTTTCGCGATCTTCACGTCCGGACAGATCATATACCAGGGGTCGACAAGTTCGCCTCTCCGCCCGATCTGAGGTCCGGCAGGATCGGTCGGGAGTGGCTGTTTAGACCATAGATAA contains:
- a CDS encoding beta-glucosidase codes for the protein MATKRPPVKPTDPLPFRDPVLSLDARVTDLLDRMTPAEKVGQMCQWPVFGDLREAVVAKGLGSILCGVDEDADELQRLACEQTRLGIPLLVAIDAIHGHSMQHNATIFPSALALACAWDEALCQRVARATAREMAYTCCAWTFSPVLCLPRDLRWGRVDETFGEDPYLIGLFGAAMVRGYQGDDLAHPESVAACAKHYAGYGDTQGGREASESDHSERKMRSLFLPPFAEAAKAGCATYMTAYQVIDGTPCTCNPWLLRTVLRHEWRSDALVVTDWANVSRMIREQFVAADFDEATTRAVHAGNDMIMTTPEFYEAALRGLESGAIPAALVDEAVARILRLKFRLGLFENPRRMDKAKAKAVIGCNAHRALALQAAEESAVLLKNTGILPLRRDITRTIAVIGPNADNDLEQLGDWSLGAGQGQGRMRKHDRAITKTLLDGLIAQFGADAEVRYAAGCGVREPGLHKIAQAVRLAEASDVVVLALGDQLHCTGECKSTATLELQGGQKALVEALAATGTPLVVVFIASKPLAIPEVDAKADAVLCAFNPGMEGGVALAKIIAGSVAPQGRLTLSFPCHVGQQPVFYNQTAGAHHQDYPDLPGKGFFGLYPFGFGLTYTTFGYYGTEVSQASYAPGETVRLSVEVRNTGDRDGVETVQVYMRDVVSSVTWPRKNLVAFRKVALKSGESRRITFEIPGERFAILNARCERVVEPGAFELLVGGSSKDSDLKTVRFMIGAHT
- a CDS encoding IS66 family transposase, with protein sequence MKDETITLSKEEYGKLLELARLLAVLVTENGRLVSENERLGAENKLLRDKVDLLIRRVFGSSSEKLDSNQMLLELGAGEEPGFDEEPAAGEDAVPAPRKKRTAKRDRLPDDLPEERTVIDPPEVTACPEEWRLIGSEETVKLDVEPMRFKKVVIERRKYVRRAGGGAPIVAPAPEQLIPGSFASASLLAHINTGKFADHQPLYRQEQIYAREGILLSRKTMCVWVWRTANWLRVIYEQLRLEVLEADYLQVDETPVGYICPGHGKTKKGYLWVYLAPGRGVYFEWHAGRGAKCLEDMLGCFDGTVQTDGYIAYESHNKARPEGGKLKLGNCWAHARRGFHKAQDESALAKAVLTDIQSLYRVEAELRESGADAQQREARRRAESAPMLTALKSKLEAQRPHHLPQSLTGKAISYALDRWEGLTMYVGNGEMEIDNNLVENAIRPSAIGKKNWLFFGSESGGWQNAVMYTVVQNCKMHGINPEEYLKDVLSRLPHIKADEARKLTPAKWLAARTSASRIA
- the tnpB gene encoding IS66 family insertion sequence element accessory protein TnpB translates to MLNVTGGLKVYLAVEPADMRKGFGGLYALASEKMREDPRQGALFVFTNRDRNRVKLLHFDGTGLWVCVKRLEKGTFSWPAGVDVENGKLRLGAEALALLLDGVDLKGARMRPWYQRE